In the Myxococcaceae bacterium JPH2 genome, one interval contains:
- a CDS encoding hemolysin: protein MGWAGRWVATACVLACVAMGMAGCKASNASPAVHPPGDRHDEPPVSGGSDGGTTEPPPTDGGTWPNEAGGPDGGTGNPDAGPLPNRDADAVRQENKRPGTTAWRLTHTANNREIEGYALETSVTQGDTLRVAVSLSDPKEFSWYVYRLGYYSGSGAREVARGSHVQGIRQPDCPVERATGVIACTWTPTLELPVKEDWVRGVYVVKLVREDTFQRYVPFVVHDANPRPEVAMIIPTATWAAYNTWGGTSLYDDQNRVMKDLGVARAFQSSYDRPFARGQGTGHLMVDDISVVTWLESQGLDVGYFTDEDMDARYDFLSGAKVLMLSGHDEYWSSRQRDAADRALSEGRSLLNLGANNGYWQVRMDAARDGRTRRIVTCFKGHDSDPFKDQRRTVKFRELPKPRPENGLFGVMFNSRWHQWSFPAVITAPSHWALAGTGLKTGDTLWMSNGYELDQRVDNGFEPEGLEVLAESPALSLQGAFGYSQMVVRQQGSAYVFSAGGIDFAQKLAGTPDRQPDARAGRIVANVLFRAMGHTVPEALVQFQPPATPSATGPFAKDVRTVAGKPGKRGAALGRIAEDSLGAPVAVAVLPGGGWAVVDGLANAVKRISPEGEVSTLLGDLAGPLGIAADAAGNIYVSDSDNSVIRRITPGGRDEVFAGSGTGLLDGPARSASFNQPAGLAFTPDGNTLLVADLNNGLIRRIDMTTSEHLVSTVGGDWLYRPSAVTAASDGTLYVVESGMSRVVRLRGGATTVMTGSVPGYQDGPASSAQLMPYLGIALLKDGSLAISDPGNYRVRRLLFTSEGAPDRLTTLAGTGRYGFGGGPGGDASLVLPAGLALGPDGTLYVADAGNALVRAITP from the coding sequence CGCGACCGCGTGCGTGCTGGCTTGTGTGGCCATGGGCATGGCCGGATGCAAGGCCTCGAACGCGTCGCCCGCCGTCCATCCGCCCGGGGATCGCCATGATGAACCTCCCGTGAGTGGAGGCTCGGATGGCGGGACGACGGAGCCTCCGCCCACGGATGGAGGCACCTGGCCCAATGAAGCAGGTGGGCCCGATGGCGGCACGGGGAACCCAGATGCGGGGCCGTTGCCCAACCGCGACGCGGATGCGGTGCGCCAGGAGAACAAGCGCCCGGGGACCACCGCGTGGCGCCTCACGCACACCGCCAACAACCGGGAGATTGAAGGCTACGCCCTTGAGACCTCGGTGACCCAAGGGGACACGCTGCGCGTGGCGGTCTCGCTGTCCGACCCCAAGGAGTTCAGTTGGTACGTGTACCGGCTGGGCTACTACAGCGGCTCGGGCGCGCGCGAGGTGGCGCGTGGCAGCCACGTGCAGGGCATCCGTCAGCCGGACTGTCCCGTCGAGCGCGCCACGGGGGTCATTGCTTGCACCTGGACGCCCACGCTGGAGCTGCCCGTGAAGGAGGACTGGGTGCGCGGCGTGTACGTCGTGAAGCTCGTGCGCGAGGACACGTTCCAGCGCTACGTGCCCTTCGTGGTGCACGACGCGAACCCGCGCCCCGAGGTGGCGATGATCATCCCCACCGCCACCTGGGCCGCGTACAACACCTGGGGCGGGACGAGCCTCTACGACGACCAGAACCGCGTGATGAAGGACCTGGGCGTCGCGCGCGCGTTCCAGTCTTCCTACGACCGGCCCTTCGCGCGAGGCCAGGGCACCGGGCACCTGATGGTGGACGACATCAGCGTGGTGACGTGGCTGGAGTCGCAGGGCCTGGACGTGGGCTACTTCACCGACGAGGACATGGACGCGCGCTACGACTTCTTGAGCGGCGCCAAGGTCCTCATGTTGTCGGGACATGACGAGTACTGGTCCAGCCGTCAGCGCGACGCCGCGGACCGGGCCCTGTCCGAGGGGCGCTCGCTCCTCAACCTGGGCGCGAACAACGGGTACTGGCAGGTGAGGATGGACGCCGCGCGCGATGGTCGGACCCGGCGCATCGTCACGTGCTTCAAGGGCCATGACAGCGACCCGTTCAAGGATCAGCGGCGCACGGTGAAGTTCCGCGAGCTGCCCAAGCCGCGCCCCGAGAACGGCCTGTTCGGCGTGATGTTCAACAGCCGCTGGCACCAGTGGTCGTTCCCCGCGGTCATCACCGCGCCCAGTCACTGGGCGCTGGCGGGCACGGGCCTCAAGACGGGAGACACGCTCTGGATGTCCAACGGCTATGAGTTGGATCAGCGCGTGGACAACGGCTTCGAGCCGGAAGGTCTGGAGGTGCTCGCCGAGTCTCCCGCCTTGTCGCTCCAGGGTGCCTTCGGCTACTCGCAGATGGTGGTGCGCCAGCAGGGCAGCGCCTACGTCTTCTCCGCGGGAGGCATCGACTTCGCGCAGAAGCTGGCCGGCACGCCCGATCGTCAGCCCGACGCGAGGGCGGGGCGCATCGTGGCCAACGTGCTGTTCCGGGCGATGGGCCACACCGTGCCGGAGGCCTTGGTGCAGTTTCAGCCCCCCGCGACGCCGTCCGCGACCGGCCCTTTCGCGAAGGATGTGCGCACCGTGGCGGGCAAGCCGGGCAAGCGCGGCGCCGCGCTTGGACGCATCGCGGAGGACTCGCTCGGCGCTCCGGTGGCGGTGGCGGTGTTGCCGGGCGGCGGCTGGGCGGTGGTGGATGGACTGGCGAACGCGGTGAAGCGCATCTCACCCGAGGGCGAGGTGAGCACGTTGCTCGGAGATCTCGCCGGACCGCTCGGCATCGCGGCGGACGCGGCGGGGAACATCTACGTATCCGACTCGGACAACAGCGTCATCCGGCGCATCACCCCGGGGGGACGCGACGAGGTGTTCGCGGGCTCCGGGACGGGGCTGCTGGATGGACCCGCGAGGTCCGCGTCGTTCAATCAGCCCGCCGGACTCGCCTTCACCCCGGATGGCAACACGCTCCTGGTGGCGGACTTGAACAATGGCCTCATCCGCCGCATCGACATGACGACCTCCGAGCACCTCGTGTCGACCGTGGGCGGCGATTGGCTCTATCGCCCGTCCGCGGTGACGGCGGCCTCGGATGGGACCCTGTATGTCGTTGAGTCGGGGATGTCCCGCGTGGTGCGCCTGCGTGGAGGCGCGACCACGGTGATGACCGGGAGCGTGCCGGGCTACCAGGATGGCCCGGCGTCCTCCGCGCAGCTCATGCCCTACCTGGGCATCGCGCTGCTGAAGGATGGCTCGCTCGCGATATCGGACCCGGGCAACTACCGGGTGCGCCGGCTCCTGTTCACCTCGGAGGGCGCACCGGATCGCCTGACGACGCTGGCGGGGACCGGGCGCTATGGCTTCGGGGGCGGGCCGGGGGGAGACGCAAGCCTCGTCCTCCCCGCCGGCCTCGCCCTGGGCCCGGACGGCACGCTCTACGTCGCCGACGCGGGCAACGCGCTGGTGCGCGCCATCACTCCGTGA
- a CDS encoding right-handed parallel beta-helix repeat-containing protein: MPTLRSLYLTGALCLTLAGCGQRKDSEANTTPGNKETPLPTPSPVVTPTPPVTPTPPPTTTPSTETPPPVVTPEVPVVPPPQYAHEWYVSPSGNDSASGAREAPLRTISKALSVVGAGDIIRVQSGTYAEQLLIDESVAAGTKDARITLRGEGTPHIVPISGPWAMMQVKRPYWTIEGFDIDGKSQRQVAVAFSGNTEGTVLTGNDIHHGSFGSGVSTDGGAHGITIEKNTIHHFSRDNDDSHGIVITPTSRDITVRDNDIHDNSGDSVQCLGPEGFSNDTPAQGVLIENNHLHDNRENATDIKTCHDVTVRGNRMHGFRNSTTSRGEAIVVHYSAKNVVVENNDISDTSIGVAVGGNRVGPPPNNIRVQRNRIHGVVAPEGSAMRIENGTDVRVLNNTVTDVEGFALVVGHGTGGASTNVTVRNNIFAARSAVSLGGQAPGLKLDNNLYAQGASFSTASFFVPGADWVGQSLTVWKQSGQDANSREGGTALADTTTLAPGPSAVDQGADVGLPFCGAAPDVGAVESGCATPATNTVAGVTE, from the coding sequence ATGCCGACGCTGCGAAGCCTGTACCTCACCGGCGCGCTCTGTCTCACCCTCGCGGGGTGTGGCCAACGCAAGGATTCCGAGGCCAACACCACCCCTGGCAACAAGGAGACACCCCTCCCCACGCCATCCCCTGTTGTCACGCCCACGCCGCCGGTGACTCCCACGCCGCCGCCCACGACGACGCCGAGCACCGAGACGCCGCCGCCCGTGGTCACACCGGAGGTTCCCGTCGTGCCGCCGCCGCAATACGCGCACGAGTGGTACGTCAGCCCCTCGGGCAATGACAGCGCCTCCGGAGCGCGCGAAGCCCCGCTGCGCACCATCTCCAAGGCGCTCTCCGTCGTGGGCGCGGGCGACATCATCCGCGTCCAATCCGGCACCTACGCCGAGCAGCTGCTCATCGACGAGAGCGTGGCCGCCGGCACGAAGGACGCCCGCATCACGCTGCGCGGCGAGGGCACTCCCCACATCGTTCCCATCTCGGGACCGTGGGCGATGATGCAAGTCAAGCGCCCCTACTGGACCATCGAGGGCTTCGACATCGATGGGAAGAGCCAGCGCCAGGTCGCCGTGGCCTTCAGTGGCAACACCGAGGGCACCGTCCTCACGGGCAACGACATCCATCACGGGTCGTTCGGAAGTGGCGTGAGCACCGACGGCGGCGCTCATGGCATCACCATCGAGAAGAACACCATCCACCACTTCAGTCGTGACAACGACGACTCGCACGGCATCGTCATCACTCCGACGTCGCGCGACATCACCGTGCGCGACAACGACATCCACGACAACTCCGGCGACTCCGTGCAGTGCCTGGGGCCCGAGGGCTTCAGCAACGACACGCCCGCGCAGGGCGTGCTCATCGAGAACAACCACCTGCACGACAACCGCGAGAACGCGACGGACATCAAGACGTGTCACGACGTCACCGTGCGCGGCAATCGCATGCACGGCTTCCGCAACTCCACCACCTCGCGTGGAGAGGCCATCGTGGTGCACTACTCGGCGAAGAACGTCGTGGTGGAGAACAATGACATCTCCGATACGTCCATCGGCGTCGCGGTGGGTGGCAACCGCGTGGGCCCGCCGCCCAACAACATCCGGGTGCAGCGCAATCGCATCCATGGCGTGGTGGCGCCCGAGGGCTCGGCCATGCGCATCGAGAACGGCACCGACGTGCGCGTGCTGAACAACACCGTCACCGACGTCGAGGGCTTCGCGCTCGTGGTGGGCCATGGCACCGGCGGGGCCTCCACCAACGTCACCGTGCGCAACAACATCTTCGCCGCTCGCAGCGCCGTGAGCCTGGGTGGACAGGCGCCGGGCCTGAAGCTCGACAACAACCTGTATGCGCAAGGCGCCAGCTTCTCCACGGCCAGCTTCTTCGTCCCTGGAGCGGACTGGGTGGGGCAGTCGCTGACCGTCTGGAAGCAGTCCGGGCAGGACGCGAACTCGCGCGAGGGCGGCACGGCGCTGGCCGATACCACCACCCTGGCCCCAGGCCCGAGCGCGGTGGATCAGGGCGCGGACGTGGGGCTGCCCTTCTGCGGCGCGGCACCAGACGTTGGCGCCGTGGAGTCAGGCTGCGCCACCCCCGCGACGAACACGGTCGCGGGCGTCACGGAGTGA
- a CDS encoding HAMP domain-containing protein, with protein MTVRTKVLLFAVTAIGLVMGMSALVWLGAHQGRRTRDRALVAQRQAELLLGLRANATHYLHGLADTAIAKQDTTVVRDEALRHAEGDFVRLAQLAREEARASEDTPDEELERFRQLADGYRRWLRETEAGLRAAGPEDLAWRLHAALHVFAREPEPEILQAWEAEQQETAELLEESTLAFDRARWLGGLIPLAALLLVGGLALAIVVPLRRSFRTILEGAERLGHGDFDCLLPENSRDECGALARAFNRMARELRDTLAERQQRVRLEAEAVGREIRSDNARLEQTVRERTTELERANAKLTESLQELQATQSRLLFADRLASVGQLAAGVGHEINNPLAFIIANLQFVAGQLDKVDGGGLSGRQRLELQAALAEAGEGAERVRVIVKELQNLARPDSLDTGPVDLGAVARSAVKMAMHLIRPRAGLVLEVDSVPAVLGNGGRLCQVLLNLLLNAAHAIEPGRVEWNTIRLSAREEDGWVRVEVSDTGCGIATEHLDRIFDPFFTTRPVGTGTGLGLAVCQGIIAAHGGELSVDSEVSRGTTFRVRLRTFAQPSRATGDTRSFTERESLPARRDYERAGLEAEQAS; from the coding sequence ATGACTGTGCGGACCAAGGTTCTGCTGTTCGCGGTGACGGCGATTGGCCTTGTCATGGGGATGAGCGCGCTCGTGTGGCTGGGCGCACATCAGGGCCGACGCACGAGGGATCGCGCGCTCGTGGCGCAGCGACAGGCGGAGCTGCTGCTGGGCCTGCGCGCCAATGCCACACACTATCTGCACGGGCTGGCGGACACGGCCATCGCGAAGCAAGACACGACGGTGGTGCGCGACGAGGCGCTGCGACACGCGGAGGGAGACTTCGTGCGACTGGCGCAGCTCGCGCGCGAGGAGGCCCGCGCGTCGGAGGACACGCCAGATGAAGAACTCGAGCGGTTCCGCCAGCTCGCGGACGGCTATCGTCGATGGTTGCGCGAGACGGAGGCGGGGCTTCGCGCCGCGGGGCCGGAGGACCTCGCGTGGCGTCTGCACGCCGCGCTGCATGTCTTCGCGCGCGAGCCCGAGCCGGAGATCCTCCAGGCCTGGGAGGCCGAGCAGCAGGAGACGGCGGAGTTGCTCGAGGAGAGCACGCTCGCGTTCGATCGCGCGCGGTGGTTGGGGGGACTGATTCCGCTCGCGGCGCTGCTGCTCGTGGGGGGGCTGGCGCTGGCCATCGTGGTGCCCCTGCGGCGCTCGTTTCGCACCATCCTGGAGGGCGCGGAGCGCCTCGGCCACGGCGACTTCGACTGCCTGCTCCCCGAGAACTCACGCGACGAGTGCGGCGCCCTGGCGCGGGCCTTCAATCGCATGGCGCGAGAGCTGCGGGACACCTTGGCGGAGCGACAGCAGCGCGTGCGCCTGGAGGCCGAGGCGGTGGGCCGGGAGATCCGCAGCGACAACGCGCGCCTGGAGCAGACGGTGCGTGAGCGGACCACCGAGCTCGAGCGCGCCAACGCGAAGCTGACCGAGAGCCTTCAGGAGCTCCAGGCCACGCAGTCGCGGCTCCTCTTCGCGGACCGGCTGGCGTCCGTGGGGCAACTCGCGGCGGGCGTGGGGCATGAGATCAACAACCCGTTGGCCTTCATCATCGCCAACCTCCAGTTCGTCGCGGGGCAGCTCGACAAGGTGGATGGTGGGGGCCTGTCCGGACGCCAGCGCCTGGAGTTGCAGGCGGCGCTGGCTGAAGCAGGGGAGGGCGCCGAGCGGGTGCGGGTCATCGTCAAGGAGCTGCAGAACCTGGCGCGGCCGGACAGCTTGGACACAGGCCCGGTGGACCTGGGCGCGGTGGCGCGCAGCGCGGTGAAGATGGCCATGCACCTCATCCGTCCCAGGGCCGGGCTGGTGCTGGAGGTGGACAGTGTTCCCGCGGTGCTCGGCAATGGCGGGCGGCTGTGCCAGGTGCTGCTCAACCTGCTGCTCAACGCGGCGCACGCCATCGAGCCGGGGCGCGTGGAGTGGAACACCATCCGACTCAGCGCTCGCGAGGAGGACGGCTGGGTGCGCGTGGAGGTGAGCGACACGGGCTGCGGCATCGCCACCGAGCACCTGGACCGCATCTTCGATCCGTTCTTCACCACGCGGCCGGTAGGGACGGGCACGGGGCTCGGGCTCGCGGTCTGTCAGGGCATCATCGCGGCGCACGGGGGCGAGCTGTCCGTGGACAGCGAGGTGTCACGGGGCACCACGTTCCGCGTGCGCCTCAGGACCTTCGCCCAGCCTTCGCGCGCGACAGGCGACACACGGAGCTTCACCGAGCGCGAGTCACTGCCCGCGCGACGGGACTACGAGCGCGCGGGGTTGGAGGCGGAGCAGGCCAGCTGA
- a CDS encoding divalent-cation tolerance protein CutA — MTDAILVLATAPTQEKAAELARTLVEEQWAACCNLVPGLRSIYRWEGQVQDESEVLLVIKSRANLFDGLRARLVALHPYQVPEVLRVDIADGHAPYLEWILASTRRG, encoded by the coding sequence GTGACGGACGCCATCCTCGTGCTCGCCACCGCGCCGACCCAGGAGAAGGCCGCGGAGCTGGCGCGAACCCTCGTGGAAGAGCAGTGGGCCGCGTGCTGCAACCTCGTCCCGGGCCTGCGCTCCATCTACCGCTGGGAGGGACAGGTTCAAGACGAGTCGGAGGTCCTTCTGGTCATCAAGAGCCGCGCGAACCTCTTTGACGGGCTGCGCGCGCGCCTCGTGGCGCTGCATCCGTACCAGGTCCCCGAGGTGCTCCGCGTGGACATCGCCGACGGACACGCGCCCTATCTTGAGTGGATCCTCGCCAGCACGCGCCGGGGTTGA
- a CDS encoding ATP-dependent Clp protease ATP-binding subunit has translation MLCENCRSRPAVVILKQRAGGREATLNLCNHCASAMGMNSGSLGPNGFGSLESLVEQMMGPRPKGRESLLAQLSEMAQQVLENAARLTLEWGYERMRSEHLLLSILRNVPELRELLKSMGAPVDSYESQLEGVMPRREPRRAKGVGLSSGVKRVLQISRFQAIQMGHTFIGPEHLLLAILQEGESFASQFLSGINADELRQRLATGGTPAGTPGTGMGMGGGRRGAGLPPNLTRFTRDLTAMAQAGEVDPVIGREKEIERVIRILSRKTKNNPVLIGEPGVGKTAIAEGLAQRIIGGDVPDVLKDKRVLSLDLGSVLGGTRFRGEFEERFKGLMDEVRNLKGRIILFIDEVHTVVGAGGAEGSMDASNMLKPALARGELQCLGATTLDEYRKHIEKDAALERRFQPVMVSEPTPEQAIEILRGLRDTYEAHHRVKILDPALTAAVELSDKYVNDRFLPDKAIDLLDEACAMVRLGARTSPDRLGALEEELARKDKEKGAAVAGERYDEASRLKGELESLRAELEGLRTQWQQKKGVTEPTVNPEDIATVVSEWTGIPARKLQLEEGQRLLEMEESLKQRVVGQEDALRAISEAVRRARAGLKDPNRPIGSFLFLGPTGVGKTETARALADYLFNDENAMVRLDMSEFQERHTVSRLIGAPPGYVGYEEAGRLTEAVRRRPYSVLLFDEVEKAHPDVFNLLLQLLDDGRLTDSRGRTVDFKNTVILMTSNLGSDMLGNTRGSLGFQRTAEGVRTSDDRASEAVMNALRGHFRPEFINRIDEIIVFRPLDAPQLRKIVDTLLVSTRRKLHGQNVTLELSDAARDALAERGFEPRYGARPLRRLIQREIETELSRMLLRGSLREGQRVRVDFQAGRFTFHTEGGVPEQESTSEPAAPPPA, from the coding sequence ATGCTTTGCGAGAACTGCAGGTCCCGGCCGGCCGTGGTCATCCTCAAGCAGCGCGCGGGGGGGCGGGAGGCCACCCTCAACCTCTGCAACCACTGCGCGAGCGCCATGGGCATGAACTCCGGCTCGCTCGGACCCAACGGGTTCGGCAGCCTGGAGAGTCTCGTTGAGCAGATGATGGGGCCGCGTCCGAAAGGGCGCGAGAGCCTCCTGGCCCAACTCTCCGAGATGGCCCAGCAGGTCCTGGAGAACGCCGCGCGCCTCACGCTGGAGTGGGGTTACGAACGCATGCGCAGCGAGCACCTCCTGCTCTCCATCCTGCGCAACGTCCCCGAGCTGCGGGAGCTGCTCAAGTCCATGGGCGCACCGGTGGACTCCTACGAATCCCAGCTCGAGGGCGTCATGCCTCGCCGCGAGCCGAGGCGCGCCAAGGGCGTGGGGCTGTCCTCGGGCGTCAAGCGGGTGCTCCAAATCTCCCGCTTCCAGGCCATCCAGATGGGGCACACCTTCATCGGCCCCGAGCACCTGCTGCTGGCCATCCTCCAGGAGGGAGAGAGCTTCGCGTCGCAGTTCCTCTCCGGCATCAACGCGGATGAGCTGCGCCAGCGGCTCGCCACGGGGGGGACGCCCGCGGGCACTCCAGGCACGGGCATGGGGATGGGGGGCGGTCGACGTGGCGCGGGACTGCCGCCGAACCTCACGCGCTTCACGCGCGACCTCACCGCCATGGCGCAGGCGGGAGAGGTGGATCCCGTCATCGGGCGCGAGAAGGAGATTGAGCGCGTCATCCGCATCCTGAGCCGCAAGACGAAGAACAACCCGGTCCTCATCGGCGAGCCGGGCGTGGGAAAGACAGCCATCGCCGAGGGGCTCGCTCAGCGCATCATCGGGGGCGACGTCCCGGATGTGCTCAAGGACAAGCGCGTGCTGTCCTTGGACCTGGGAAGTGTGCTCGGTGGTACGCGCTTCCGCGGTGAGTTCGAGGAGCGCTTCAAGGGATTGATGGACGAGGTCCGCAACCTCAAGGGTCGCATCATCCTCTTCATCGACGAGGTCCACACGGTGGTGGGCGCGGGCGGCGCGGAAGGTTCCATGGATGCGTCCAACATGCTCAAGCCCGCGCTCGCGCGAGGTGAGCTGCAATGCCTGGGCGCCACCACGCTGGACGAATACCGCAAGCACATCGAGAAGGACGCCGCGCTCGAGCGTCGCTTCCAGCCGGTGATGGTGTCCGAGCCCACGCCGGAGCAGGCCATCGAGATCCTTCGCGGCCTGCGCGACACCTACGAGGCCCACCACCGCGTGAAGATTCTCGACCCCGCGCTGACCGCGGCGGTGGAGCTGTCGGACAAGTACGTCAATGACCGCTTCCTGCCGGACAAGGCCATCGACCTGCTCGATGAGGCGTGCGCCATGGTGCGACTGGGCGCGCGCACGTCGCCGGACCGTCTGGGCGCGCTGGAGGAGGAGCTCGCGCGCAAGGACAAGGAGAAGGGCGCGGCGGTGGCGGGCGAGCGCTACGACGAAGCCAGCCGCCTGAAGGGAGAGCTGGAGTCCCTGCGCGCCGAACTGGAGGGCCTGCGCACCCAGTGGCAGCAGAAGAAGGGCGTCACCGAGCCCACGGTGAATCCCGAGGACATCGCCACGGTGGTGAGCGAGTGGACGGGCATCCCCGCGCGCAAGCTCCAGCTCGAAGAGGGGCAGCGGCTGCTGGAGATGGAGGAGTCGCTCAAGCAGCGCGTGGTGGGACAAGAGGACGCGCTGCGCGCCATCTCCGAGGCGGTGCGTCGGGCGCGCGCGGGACTCAAGGACCCCAATCGGCCCATCGGCAGCTTCTTGTTCCTCGGGCCCACCGGCGTGGGCAAGACGGAGACCGCGCGCGCCTTGGCGGACTACCTCTTCAACGACGAGAACGCGATGGTCCGCCTGGACATGTCCGAGTTCCAGGAGCGCCACACCGTGAGTCGCCTCATCGGCGCGCCTCCGGGCTACGTCGGTTACGAGGAAGCGGGACGATTGACCGAGGCCGTGCGGCGCAGGCCCTACTCGGTGCTCCTCTTCGACGAGGTGGAGAAGGCCCACCCGGACGTGTTCAACCTGTTGCTCCAGTTGCTGGATGACGGGCGGCTCACCGACTCGCGGGGCCGCACGGTGGACTTCAAGAACACCGTCATCCTCATGACCTCCAACCTGGGCTCGGACATGCTGGGCAACACGCGCGGGTCGCTCGGCTTCCAGCGCACGGCGGAGGGGGTGCGGACGTCGGACGATCGCGCGAGCGAGGCGGTGATGAACGCTCTGCGCGGCCACTTCCGCCCCGAGTTCATCAACCGCATCGACGAGATCATCGTGTTCCGCCCGCTCGACGCGCCGCAGCTCCGCAAGATTGTCGACACGCTGCTCGTGTCCACCCGCCGCAAGCTGCACGGGCAGAACGTGACGCTGGAGCTGTCAGACGCCGCGCGGGACGCGCTGGCCGAGCGCGGCTTCGAGCCTCGCTACGGCGCGCGTCCGTTGCGTCGGCTCATCCAGCGGGAGATTGAAACGGAACTCAGCCGCATGTTGCTGCGCGGCTCGTTGCGAGAAGGGCAGCGCGTCCGGGTGGACTTCCAGGCCGGCCGCTTCACCTTCCACACCGAGGGCGGCGTGCCGGAGCAGGAATCGACCTCCGAGCCCGCGGCTCCGCCGCCCGCGTGA
- a CDS encoding ATP-binding protein: MAMGEMAAKANVGEGCGVCAGRTYVIERRGDLAGAKVCACSELCTVCGGKGHVLVEREATFSQKVGSRRYEVLEPCVCTHRRKRVTLFNDVGMPGVVAHASFDNYRAFNEAQDRGRGVAMHFAHQYVKGNPSKGFVLSGPVGTGKTHLLASTLAHLVLELGVRTRYVEISLLYATIRRGFQEGKSGGEIIGPLSEVEVLAIDELGKGRGSPFEMETLDELIARRYNARRTTLFATNYSLEPERKNARQAPTGYRSTEDARAAVKETELLRERVGERIYSRLCEMCTFVELPKDTPDRRRTRQEMDTHPSLGAGGPRGPGR; the protein is encoded by the coding sequence ATGGCGATGGGCGAGATGGCTGCGAAGGCGAATGTCGGCGAAGGCTGTGGCGTGTGCGCGGGGCGCACCTACGTCATCGAGCGGCGTGGGGACCTGGCGGGCGCGAAGGTGTGCGCGTGCTCGGAGCTCTGCACCGTGTGCGGAGGCAAGGGGCACGTGCTCGTCGAGCGCGAGGCCACCTTCAGCCAGAAGGTGGGCTCTCGGCGCTACGAAGTGCTGGAGCCGTGCGTCTGCACGCACCGGCGCAAGCGGGTGACGCTGTTCAACGACGTGGGCATGCCGGGCGTGGTCGCGCACGCGAGCTTCGACAACTACCGGGCCTTCAACGAGGCGCAGGATCGCGGTCGCGGCGTGGCGATGCACTTCGCCCACCAGTACGTGAAGGGCAATCCGTCCAAGGGCTTCGTGCTGAGCGGGCCCGTGGGCACGGGCAAGACGCACCTGCTGGCCTCGACGCTGGCGCACCTCGTCCTCGAGCTGGGCGTGCGGACGCGCTACGTGGAGATCTCCCTCTTGTACGCCACCATCCGGCGCGGCTTCCAGGAGGGCAAGAGCGGCGGGGAGATCATCGGGCCGCTGTCCGAGGTGGAGGTCCTCGCCATCGACGAGCTGGGCAAGGGGCGCGGCAGTCCCTTCGAGATGGAGACGCTCGATGAACTCATCGCCCGCCGCTACAACGCGCGCCGCACCACGCTGTTCGCGACGAACTACTCGCTGGAGCCCGAGCGGAAGAACGCACGGCAGGCGCCCACCGGCTACCGCAGCACGGAGGACGCGCGCGCGGCGGTGAAGGAGACGGAGCTGCTGCGTGAGCGCGTGGGCGAGCGCATCTACAGCCGGCTCTGCGAGATGTGCACCTTCGTCGAGCTGCCCAAGGACACGCCGGATCGCCGCCGCACGCGGCAGGAGATGGACACGCATCCGTCCCTCGGCGCGGGTGGCCCTCGCGGCCCCGGTCGCTGA